A DNA window from Paenibacillus sp. HWE-109 contains the following coding sequences:
- a CDS encoding lipoate--protein ligase family protein, translating into MTQIPISTSAMIVLDRSGETESKPILYAFALEELLCRAIGQGTPPILHIWRHPRSFVMGLRDSRLPEAAAARTWLTEMGYETAVRNSGGAAVPLDLGVVNISLLMPKEAGDMEHRKDFDSMVALIREVMGSLTDQIEQGEVLGSFCPGEFDLSVKGRKFCGIAQRRQQRAISVQAFIIVEGTGEEKASLARNFYERAAGEASSTDYPIVAPGSMASLSECLEIPLTSELFIANLLEAMAAKGGQVKKREEIPGYPEEQQIQEMMELLKNRYAIKV; encoded by the coding sequence ATGACCCAAATACCTATATCTACATCAGCTATGATTGTTTTGGATCGGTCCGGTGAAACGGAATCGAAACCAATTTTATATGCTTTTGCGCTGGAGGAGCTTCTATGCAGGGCCATTGGACAGGGGACTCCGCCTATTTTGCACATTTGGAGGCACCCTAGGTCTTTTGTAATGGGACTCAGAGACAGCAGGCTTCCAGAAGCTGCAGCAGCCCGCACTTGGCTGACTGAGATGGGCTACGAAACAGCGGTTAGAAACTCTGGAGGCGCCGCGGTTCCGCTTGATTTGGGCGTCGTGAACATCTCTCTGTTAATGCCCAAAGAGGCAGGTGATATGGAACATCGCAAAGATTTTGATTCCATGGTAGCCTTGATTCGCGAAGTTATGGGTTCTCTGACAGATCAGATTGAACAAGGAGAAGTACTGGGCTCCTTTTGTCCTGGCGAGTTTGATCTAAGTGTCAAAGGGCGGAAATTTTGCGGCATTGCGCAACGCAGGCAGCAGCGGGCTATTTCAGTGCAAGCCTTCATAATTGTAGAAGGGACTGGCGAGGAAAAGGCATCGCTGGCTAGAAATTTCTATGAGAGAGCCGCGGGTGAAGCTTCTTCTACCGATTATCCCATAGTGGCGCCGGGCAGTATGGCAAGTTTATCGGAATGTCTGGAGATTCCTTTGACGTCTGAGCTTTTCATAGCTAATCTACTCGAGGCCATGGCAGCCAAAGGGGGGCAAGTGAAGAAACGGGAGGAAATCCCCGGGTATCCTGAAGAACAACAAATTCAAGAAATGATGGAACTGTTGAAGAATCGTTATGCGATCAAAGTTTGA
- a CDS encoding alpha/beta hydrolase encodes MSDDSRFYKRTIIKDELSSIHLQENRSLRIYLPPGYNELLSYPVIYCQDGEQFFNFGRIATTLTRCILDEDLEPTIVVGVDVNNVNRTSEYAPEGDRHDAYCRFFAEELLPYVESRYPVRTERTERIVAGDSLGGTVSLHLALDYPSLFCRVISLSGAFFDITRERIKAEDDLSWLEVYMLIGLDETDVKTERGTFDFVRENRLAKEEMDTKDVKLHYIEKPGKHLWGFWQGELDAALHYFLA; translated from the coding sequence ATGTCAGATGATTCTCGCTTTTATAAACGGACCATTATCAAAGATGAACTATCCTCGATTCATCTTCAAGAAAATCGTTCACTTCGCATCTATTTGCCTCCTGGTTACAACGAACTGCTGTCCTACCCTGTCATTTACTGCCAAGACGGTGAACAGTTCTTTAATTTCGGGCGAATTGCCACGACCCTCACGCGCTGCATCTTAGATGAAGATCTGGAGCCCACCATCGTGGTCGGCGTGGATGTGAATAATGTCAACCGAACTTCCGAATATGCGCCTGAAGGAGACCGTCATGATGCCTATTGCCGCTTTTTCGCAGAGGAGCTCCTCCCTTATGTAGAAAGCCGTTATCCTGTCCGTACCGAACGAACAGAACGTATTGTTGCAGGAGACTCACTGGGAGGGACTGTATCCTTGCATCTCGCCTTAGATTATCCTAGCCTTTTTTGCCGCGTTATATCCTTATCAGGCGCATTTTTTGACATCACGCGAGAACGGATCAAAGCTGAGGATGATTTATCTTGGCTAGAGGTGTACATGTTGATAGGATTGGATGAAACGGATGTAAAGACGGAGCGTGGCACTTTTGATTTTGTCCGCGAAAACCGGTTAGCCAAAGAGGAAATGGACACCAAGGATGTCAAACTTCATTATATTGAGAAACCAGGCAAGCATCTGTGGGGATTTTGGCAGGGGGAGCTGGACGCAGCGCTGCATTATTTCCTTGCTTAA